A DNA window from Paralichthys olivaceus isolate ysfri-2021 chromosome 11, ASM2471397v2, whole genome shotgun sequence contains the following coding sequences:
- the c1qtnf5 gene encoding complement C1q tumor necrosis factor-related protein 5, whose amino-acid sequence MTSLGWLSLLHSLLVLQVHWSNQLEDNKIPPSLCTGHPGIPGSPGVHGSPGQPGRDGRDGRDAAPAEKGERGDRGDSGETGVRGLIGDKGDPGEKGERGQQGECAVAPKSAFSAKLSEGHTLPLTVGDALRFDKILLNEQGDYNTETGRFTCKVPGVYYFSVHATVYRASLQFDLMKNGHTVASYFQFYGNWPKPGSLSGGSLLHLVPGDQVWVQMALSEYNGFYSSTKTDSTFIGFLVYSEWKNSAVFA is encoded by the exons ATGACCTCACTCGGGTGGTTATCCTTGTTGCACTCCCTCCTTGTCCTACAAGTCCACTGGTCCAACCAGTTAGAGGACAACAAGATCCCCCCCAGTCTGTGTACGGGTCACCCTGGTATCCCGGGCTCTCCTGGAGTTCATGGCAGTCCTGGTCAGCCAGGAAGAGATGGGAGGGACGGGAGAGATGCTGCTCCGGcggagaagggagagagaggggacaggGGAGACTCAG GTGAGACAGGAGTACGAGGCCTGATCGGAGACAAAGGCGACCCAGGTGAGAAGGGGGAGAGGGGCCAACAAGGCGAGTGTGCCGTGGCCCCCAAATCAGCCTTCAGTGCCAAACTATCTGAGGGCCACACTCTACCCCTCACTGTGGGCGACGCCCTCCGCTTTGACAAGATCCTGCTGAATGAACAGGGCGACTACAACACTGAGACGGGGCGCTTCACCTGCAAAGTCCCTGGAGTGTATTACTTCAGCGTCCACGCCACAGTTTACCGTGCCAGCCTGCAGTTTGACCTGATGAAGAATGGACACACGGTGGCatcttattttcagttttatggaAACTGGCCCAAACCGGGGTCACTGTCTGGTGGCTCCCTGCTCCACCTTGTCCCTGGGGACCAGGTGTGGGTCCAGATGGCTCTGTCAGAGTACAACGGGTTTTACTCCAGCACCAAGACGGACAGCACCTTCATCGGCTTCCTGGTGTACTCTGAATGGAaaaactctgctgtgtttgcatGA
- the rnf26 gene encoding E3 ubiquitin-protein ligase RNF26, with amino-acid sequence MGLVNFVLSTVGKCLDAACLLLDLNFLVVHTVVRTLLALVTFITSLPTLLLTSVLELGNFLVFCLVSLAEATSNVAQGSVTMLGSLVLALEGLLESLKMVGYLSMHVLLRGKEHLCRGLLSMLEGCGIAVSLVVYFTNTVVNYALIATQNVYLALVSVWQTVSSPLQKVLELMLTSFTFLYSSLVGTSAFLWSPCKLVLDFLVSLVHMFISIFILNIYGLLLTVTIALTTTVYLNPQLTRRAAALILDYMNSFQALHRLHFALCRLASAVQGLPHMLRGNMRRLRRILHHLYLLETRLWQQLSRHSSQIGLALRTHLHRDNNNRARGDGDPREEQRGPPDGRAGDGAHQEMLDLAFPSSSTDRPLKKVSSPGRGSKPLPAENLLTLLKEQEDRKKCVICQDCNKTVVLLPCRHLCLCRDCTNILLRQPIYQQNCPLCRHMILNTMDVYV; translated from the coding sequence ATGGGGCTGGTGAACTTTGTCCTCTCCACGgttggaaaatgtctggacgcCGCCTGTCTCCTCTTGGACCTGAACTTTCTCGTCGTCCACACCGTGGTGCGGACTCTGCTGGCGTTGGTCACCTTCATCACCAGCCtgcccaccctcctcctcacctcagtGCTGGAGCTGGGGAACTTCCTTGTCTTTTGCCTGGTGTCCCTGGCAGAGGCGACCTCCAACGTGGCCCAGGGCTCCGTCACCATGCTGGGGAGCCTGGTGCTGGCCCTGGAGGGGCTGCTGGAGAGCCTGAAGATGGTGGGTTACCTGTCCATGCACGTCCTCCTCCGCGGGAAGGAGCACCTGTGTCGGGGTCTGCTGTCCATGCTGGAGGGCTGCGGCATCGCTGTCAGCCTGGTGGTCTATTTCACCAACACCGTGGTAAACTACGCACTCATCGCCACTCAGAACGTGTACCTGGCTTTGGTCAGTGTGTGGCAGACGGTCTCCAGCCCTCTGCAGAAGGTGCTGGAGCTGATGCTGACCTCCTTCACCTTTCTGTACAGCAGTCTGGTCGGGACATCAGCGTTCTTGTGGTCGCCCTGCAAGCTGGTGTTGGACTTTCTGGTTTCTCTGGTGCACATGTTCATCAGCATCTTCATACTGAACATCTACGGCCTCCTGCTCACTGTCACCATCGCTCTGACCACCACAGTCTACCTGAACCCACAGCTGACCCGACGGGCTGCTGCACTAATTCTggattacatgaactcttttcaAGCTCTGCACAGACTGCATTTTGCTCTCTGCCGCCTCGCTTCAGCCGTGCAGGGTCTCCCACATATGCTGCGTGGTAACATGCGACGTCTTCGAAGGATACTCCATCACCTCTACCTGCTGGAGACACGACTCTGGCAGCAGCTGTCTCGACACAGCAGCCAAATAGGCCTGGCGCTGAGGACGCACCTCCATAGGGATAACAACAACAGAGCGCGAGGGGACGGCGACCCCAGAGAAGAGCAGCGGGGCCCACCAGACGGAAGAGCAGGGGACGGAGCCCAccaagagatgctggatttagCGTTCCCCTCCTCGAGTACAGACAGACCACTGAAGAAGGTGTCGTCTCCAGGCAGAGGCAGCAAACCTCTGCCTGCTGAGAATCTGCTGACTCTactgaaggagcaggaggacagGAAGAAGTGTGTGATCTGTCAGGACTGTAACAAGACGGTGGTGCTGCTGCCGTGCAGACACCTCTGCTTGTGTAGAGACTGTACAAACATCCTGTTGAGGCAACCCATCTACCAACAGAACTGTCCGCTCTGTCGGCACATGATCCTCAACACTATGGACGTCTATGTATGA